The stretch of DNA GTATCTTCTATTGTATTTGGGTAACAAAATCTGTAACCTCTTCTTCTGATAGTTTCAATAGTAGAAATATTTAATGGTTTGTCCATTTTTTGTCTAATTTGATTAATAGCAACTTCAATAACATTTGGAGTAACTAATTCTGGTTCTTCCCAAATTGCATCAAGTAATTGCTCTTTTGAAACAATTTGATCTCTATGTCTTGCTAAGTGTGTTAAAACTTCAAAAGGTTTACCTTTTAGTTCAATTTCTACACCTGCATATTCAATTTTTTCTTCATCTGGATTGATAATTAAATCATCAATTTCAATGATGTTTGTTCCACCAAATCTAAGTCTTGCTTCAATTCTAGCTAATAAAATATCAAAATCAAATGGTTTTTTAATAAAGTCATCTGCACCAGATTTTAATGCTTCAATTTCACTTTCTTTATCATCTCTTGCAGAAATGATAACAACAGCAGTTCTTGAACTTCTGTTTTT from Arcobacter suis CECT 7833 encodes:
- the hsrA gene encoding homeostatic response regulator transcription factor HsrA, coding for MRILIIEDEITLNRTLQEGLTDFGYQVDTAENYKDAEYFIDIRNYDLVLTDWMLPDGDGIELCKIVKNRSSRTAVVIISARDDKESEIEALKSGADDFIKKPFDFDILLARIEARLRFGGTNIIEIDDLIINPDEEKIEYAGVEIELKGKPFEVLTHLARHRDQIVSKEQLLDAIWEEPELVTPNVIEVAINQIRQKMDKPLNISTIETIRRRGYRFCYPNTIEDTKAK